The genomic DNA tcatccacatacatGTTCAGGAACTAAgacaaaagacaagaaacaaaaaaaaaaagtcatcttTAATATTATTGCATCGTATGATAAAATTACTTCAGATTGTTAGAAAAGAGATAGCGTATGAGTTAAAATCAAAGAggcaaaaacagagaaaaagaaaacagagcaactgGTTTGATTCTGTTCTCACGTGTTGAATAGAAACTATTTCCTAACAGGTCTAGCGTAAATAGAAACTATTTCATGCAAGTCCAGATATGGTAATAGCAGCTCTAgcgtaaattaaaaatagtttatgtgtttttttgtttatccttACAGGAGTAGGAGGGCTAGCCGGATCAGTCAACACCATCGCCAGAGCCACTTCCGGCACCGGAGAATTAGGAGCGATAGCCGGAACAGTCATTACCATCGCCGGAGCCACTTCCAGCACCGGAGAAGCCTCTAGCACAGGATTAAGAGAGATCTCCTGGGCAAAGCTTCTCCAATATTCGTCGTTGTTATATATAAGACCATCCACAGACATATTCTCCTTTAGGATCTAAGTGTTACTGAGTAATCAGTGAGTTGCCTTTCTATTCATTATTCGTATGACATATATACAAACAGAGGAGAGTGTTCTCCAAGTATTTTCTTTACATAGTTGGTAAGTGAATATTACATATTCCCTTATCTATCACTCCCCCACAGTCTTAGCGTCGTTGGGAAGGATGCTCAGACTGGATCGAAACTCGGTGAACAATGGGGTTGGGAGACCCTTTGTGAAGATGTCTGCGTATTGGTGAGATGAGGGAACGTGGAGAACACGTACGGTGCCGAGAGCGACCCGTTCACGCACAAAGTGAATGTCTATCTCGACATATTTGGTGCGTTGGTGTTGAACGGGGTTTGTGGAGAGGTAGACGGCGCTGATGTTGTCGCAGTAGACGAGAGTGGCTTTGGTGAGAGGACAGTGTAATTCGAGGAGGAGGTTGCGAAGCCATGTTGTTTCGGCGACGACATTAGCTACGCCGCGATACTCGGCCTCCGCGCTTGAACGGGAGACTGTGTGTTGACGTTTGGAGGACCAGGAGATTAAGTTGTCACCGTGGAAAATGCAATAGCCTGAAGTTGAGCGTCGAGTAGAGGGGCAGCCAGCCCAGTCAGCGTCCGTGTAAGCAATGAGACCGGTAGGTTGTGACGGGTAGAGTTGGAGGCCGTGAGCAAGAGTGCCCTTGAGATAGCGCAAGATACGTTTGAGAGCTTTGAGATGAGATTCCCGGGGGTCATGCATGTAGAGGCATATTTGCTGGACGGCGAAAGAGATGACCGGTCGTGTAAAAGTTAAGTACTGTAGGGCGCCGGCGAGACTCCTATAGAGGGTTGGGTCGGAGACCGATGGGCTATCTGCGGCGGCAAGGCGAGTGCGAGAATCGGCCGGCGTGGTACAAGAGTTGCAGTTTGACATTTTGGCACGGTGTAAGATGTCAGCAGCATAATTTTGTTGTGAGAGGAAGAAGCCGGAGGTGTTGCGCTTGATGGCGATGCCGAGGAAGTAGTGAAGCTCACCGGAATCTGTCATCTCGAACTCATTGTGAAGGGAGGTGATGATCTCGTTGAGCAGCGTTGTGGAGGATGCAGTGAGACCAATGTCGTCGACATAGAGGAGGAGATAGGCGGTGCCATGGTTTTGATGGTAGACAAACAAGGATGGGTCTCCCTTGCTTTGCACGAAACCAACTTTACGGGNNNNNNNNNNNNNNNNNNNNNNNNNNNNNNNNNNNNNNNNNNNNNNNNNNNNNNNNNNNNNNNNNNNNNNNNNNNNNNNNNNNNNNNNNNNNNNNNNNNNNNNNNNNNNNNNNNNNNNNNNNNNNNNNNNNNNNNNNNNNNNNNNNNNNNNNNNNNNNNNNNNNNNNNNNNNNNNNNNNNNNNNNNNNNNNNNNNNNNNNNNNNNNNNNNNNNNNNNNNNNNNNNNNNNNNNNNNNNNNNNNNNNNNNNNNNNNNNNNNNNNNNNNNNNNNNNNNNNNNNNNNNNNNNNNNNNNNNNNNNNNNNNNNNNNNNNNNNNNNNNNNNNNNNNNNNNNNNNNNNNNNNNNNNNNNNNNNNNNNNNNNNNNNNNNNNNNNNNNNNNNNNNNNNNNNNNNNNNNNNNNNNNNNNNNNNNNNNNNNNNNNNNNNNNNNNNNNNNNNNNNNNNNNNNNNNNNNNNNNNNNNNNNNNNNNNNNNNNNNNNNNNNNNNNNNNNNNNNNNNNNNNNNNNNNNNNNNNNNNNNNNNNNNNNNNNNNNNNNNNNNNNNNNNNNNNNNNNNNNNNNNNNNNNNNNNNNNNNNNNNNNNNNNNNNNNNNNNNNNNNNNNNNNNNNNNNNNNNNNNNNNNNNNNNNNNNNNNNNNNNNNNNNNNNNNNNNNNNNNNNNNNNNNNNNNNNNNNNNNNNNNNNTTCACGCACAAAGTGAATGTCTATCTCGACATGTTTGGTGCGTTGGTGTTGAACGGGGTTTGTGGAGAGGTAGACGGCGCTGATGTTGTCGCAGTAGACGAGAGTGGCTTTGGTGAGAGGACAGTGTAATTCGAGGAGGAGGTTGCGAAGCCATGTTGTTTCGGCGACGACATTAGCTACGCCGCGATACTCGGCCTCCGCGCTTGAACGGGAGACTGTGTGTTGACGTTTGGAGGACCAGGAGATTAAGTTGTCACCGTGGAAAATGCAATAGCCTGAAGTTGAGCGTCGAGTAGAGGGGCAGCCAGCCCAGTCAGCGTCCGTGTAAGCAATGAGACCGGTAGGTTGTGACGGGTAGAGTTGGAGGCCGTGAGCAAGAGTGCCCTTGAGATAGCGCAAGATACGTTTGAGAGCTTTGAGATGAGATTCCCGGGGGTCATGCATGTAGAGGCATATTTGCTGGACGGCGAAAGAGATGTCCGGTCGTGTAAAAGTTAAGTACTGTAGGGCGCCGGCGAGACTCCTATAGAGGGTTGGGTCGGAGACCGATGGGCTATCTGCGGCGGCAAGGCGAGTGCGAGAATCGGCCGGCGTGGTACAAGAGTTGCAGTTTGACATGTTGGCACGGTGTAAGATGTCAGCAGCATAATTTTGTTGTGAGAGGAAGAAGCCGGAGGTGTTGCGCTTGATGGCGATGCCGAGGAAGTAGTGAAGCTCACCGGAATCTGTCATCTCGAACTCATTGTGAAGGGAGGTGATGATCTCGTTGAGCAGCGTTGTGGAGGATGCAGTGAGACCAATGTCGTCGACATAGAGGAGGAGATAGGCGGTGCCATGGTTTCGATGGTAGACAAACAAGGATGGGTCTCCCTTGCTTTGCACGAAACCAACTTTACGGGTATACTGAGCGAAGCGTTGATTCCATGCGCGCGGGGATTGTTTGAGGCCGTAGATGGAGCGTTTGAGCAAACACACATGATCGGGTTTCTCTGGATCGTGGAACCCCGGCGGTTGGTGCATGTAAACCGTCTCTTCTAGGGTGCCGTTGAGGAAGGCATTTTTGACATCGAGTTGATGGATGGGCCAGTtccgagagagagaaagctcgAGGACTAGACGAATCGTGGCTGGTTTGACGACCGGGCTGAATGTCTCGTCACAGTCGATGCCGAGTTCTTGGGATTTTCCATTGGCGACCAAGCGGGCCTTGTAGCGAGAGAGCTTCCCATCTGCACCAAACTTATGTCGAAATAACCACATAGAGCGCACAATGTTAGTATTGGGGGGTCGTGGTACTAAGTCCCACGTTCGCTTTTTAATTTGAGCTCCATGTTCCTCATGCATGGCCGCCGTCCAGTTAGGATCTTCTAAAGCTTTTAAGTGAGAAGTGGGAAGAGGTGAGATAGTTTCTGTATGAAGGGAAAggagttgtttttgttttgtaatcccGCTTTTGCTACGCGTCCTCATAGAGTGACTAACGGCCTGTGTAGGCTGTTGCGCAACTGGCGGAGCCGGAGGTGGTTGAGGAGTGGTAGTTGGCTGGTTTAGGGAAGCTTGTTGGCGGATAAGAGGGGAGATAGGTTGCGGAAGAGGTGGTGCAGCTTGTGGTGGAGAGACTTGAGGCTGAGAAAAGGTGGAGAAAGGGAAGTTTGATTCATCAAAAATGACATGGCGAGAGATAATTACCTTGCGAGTAGTGAGGTCAAGACAACGATAGCCTTTATGATGGGAAGGGTAGCCAAGGAAGACACATGCGATGGAGCGGGCGTCGAGTTTGTGGGAGGTGGTAGGGAGGAGATTTGGATAGCAGAGACACCCAAACACCCGAAGGTGATCGTAAGTGGCCGGCTTGTGGAAGAGTTTGGTGAACGGAATTTCATTGTTTATGGCAGACGAAGGAAGAATATTGAAGAGATGAGCTGCCATCATAAGTGCTTCCACCCAGTATGTGTTAGGCATGTTTGCTTGGAAGAGTAAGGAGCGAATAGAGTTGTTTAATGTTCGGAGTGTTCGTTCGGCTTTGCCGTTTTGCTGAGAAGTGTGGGGGCAGGAGAACCGAGGGGTAATGCCGTGAGAAGAGAAGTAATTGAGGAATTGTCGGTTTTGGTACTCACCACCATTATCGCATTGGAAAAATTTTATGCTGCGGCCAAAATAGTTAGAGACATAAGCCATGAACGTTAAGAAAGTGGAATAGACGTCGGATTTGTTGCGGATAggaaaaacccaaagaaaatgtGTAAATTGATCaagataaataacataatatttattcCCACTGATGCTGGACACTGGAGAGGTCTAAACATCTGAATGAATAATTTCAAAGGGTtcagaaacagaagaaataaCTGAATTAAACGGTAATCTAGTGTGTTTCCCCAATTGACATGCATGACAAAGAGGCATATCAAATTTAGAAGAATTTATTAAACGAGAAGAAATAAGAGATTGAAGAGTAGTATTTCCCAAATGTCCTAGACGGCAATGCCATAAGAGAGTATTAGGCACCGTTGTGAGCATGGCTTGTGGTGGTGATGAACGAGAGTTGGCCGATGGTGGTGAGTGAACCGAGTAGAGTGGACCACTGCTATCACAGCGGAGAAGTGGGAGCCGGGAAGGATAGTCCTTAACACAAAAACCAAAGGGGTCAAACTCGACAGTCACAAAATTATCGATAGTGAACTGACGAACAAAGATAAGATTTTTGATAATAGAAGGACACACAAGTATATTATTGAGGTGAAGAGGACGACTTTTAGAGGGTAGAGAAGAGTAACCAATTGCTTTGGTAGGAACAGAAGATCCATTACCGACAATAACCGATGGGGCAGAGCTCAAACTAGAAATAGAACGTAGGGTACCTGGTTGTGATGTGAGGTGCGAAGTAGCGCCGGTATCCATGTACCAACTGGCATCGTTTGGGTCTTGCATTGTCATAGTGCCAAATGCAGCCGCTAGGTCAGCGGGGAGTTGCGTTGGTTGAGCCGGAAGAGCAGGCGACTGAGGTGAGTGACCGAGAACTCCTGCCGCGGGATGTGTGGTGGAGATGTGTGCCATCGGAGATTGTGGCATCCAGTGCTGTTGCGGCCAATGCGGATATGGGGTCGGCGCGGTGAACCAAGGTTGATGTGTTTGCCAGTTGCGCGGGTTCAATGGCCAGTACGATTGTGGCCATGAATGTCGTCCACGTCCCCTTCCGGAGCCGCGACGTCCACGTCCGCGGCCTCTGGTGTTGGTGTTGTCACGGTAGCCAGAGTAGTCGCGAGAACCAGAGTTGTGACCGTCACGGTGATTGTTGTCTCGAGAGCCAGAGTTGTGAACATGGGAGGAGGCGTAGAGAACGTTTGCTGATGAGGAAGTGGCCGAGGTGGTCGCACCGGTGCGAACTTGTTTGGAGAGACGACGTTCCTCCTCCACAAGCATGGATCGAGCAATAGAGAAGGAGGGGAATGGTTGGCGGTGTTTGATGATGTTAACGATGTTGTCGAACTTCTCCGATAGGCCATTTAACATGTGCATGACAACCACACGGTCAGTAACGGGAGAGTCGACGTTGGCGAGGAGATCTGAAAGGGTCTTGAGCTTTTGGCAGTAGTCGTGAACAGAGAGGTCGCCAATGGTGAGAGATCTGAGTTCGTTGTCGAGTTGGATTGCACGGGCCTCTTTGTTGTCACGGAAGAGGTTTTCGATGGACAGCCAGATGTCGCGGGCGCTGCTTCTAGTTTTTAGGATGGTGTCGAGAAGGGACGAGGAGATCGTGCCGTAGATCCACATCTTAACGATACCGTCACGTTCCTTCCATATGGTATCGTTTGCGTTGGCCGGAGTAGATGTGCCATCGAGATGGCCATAGACGCCAAAACTGTAGCAATGGCTCTCGAACAGTTCACGCCAAGCATCATAGTTCATTTTTTGCATATCAAGAACTAGAGGGATGTGCGACTTGATGTGAGTCACGGTGAAGACTTTGTCGAGTGGTTGAGCCATcgagtgaaagaagaagaaagtaaacagagagaagaggagagtaGAGATGAACGAGAGAGAACAAGAGGCAGAGGAGGTTAAGAGATCgggaaagaaagagatagaaggGAGGcggctctgtttttttatttatttattttttttttagggtttttagaataaaggctctgataccatgttactGAGTAATCAATGAGTTGCCTTTCTATTCATTATTCGTATGACATATATACAAACAGAGGAGAGTGTTCTCCAAGTATTCTCTTTACATAGTTCGTAAGTGAATATTACATATTCCCTTATCTATCACTAAGacaaagacaagaaacaaaaaaaaaaaatgtcatcttTAATATTATTGCATGATTTGCATCGTATGATATAATTACTTCAGATTGTTAGAAAAGAGACGGCGTATGAGTTAAAATCAAAGaggcaaaaacagagcaactgTTTTGATTCTGCTCTCACGTGTTGAATAGATACTATTTCTTAACGACATGTTCATGCAAGTCGTCCAGATATAATAATAGCAGGTCTAgcgtaaattaaaaatagtttatgtgtttttttgtttatccttACAGGAGTAGGAGGGCTAGCCGGATCAGTCAACACCATCGCCGGAGCCACTTCCGGCACCGGAGAATTAGGAGCGATGGTCGGAACAGTCACCACCATCGCCGGAGCCACTTCCAGCACGGGAGAAGCCTCTTGCACAGGATTAAGAGAGATCTCCGGGTCTGCTACATGCCGAAAGTTCTCTCGGGTAGCACCACTCCGTGGAGCTCTTGCCcttttcataagttttttttttgttggtatgaccctttgattttttttgggtgccCTCTTCATAAGTTTGCAAAGCACAAAAGCTTCCTATACATTAGATTCATTAATGATTAAATTCTCGATATATGAATAACCCCATtgatgtgtatgtatatatgacCTACGCAAGCATACCTTTTTAGGATGCTGAATCAGGGAGTTGTACTCGTGAATTATCCagtcagattttatttttggtgtacGCCTTGATGAGGGAGATTTGACTCCTTTTAACATGAAATCAAGATGTCTCTTGAAGCCAATGATTTCAGTACCATTAACGTCGTACACATAAGTTTCTTTTCCGGAGATGGTCCAGTTACCAGTCTTGGACGTCCTCTTTGTTTGTTGAAATTCCCCGTTTAACTTTTCCACAGGTGATATGATGTGCCAGAGGTGGTCAGATTCCATCCTCACCAAGCCTTTTTTTATGCCATATAGATACATAAAAAACTGTTAAACTCAACACGAAAAACTATATGTTTTCAAGTGTTTATAATATGATCCTTTGACGAAAAAACAACGAGAAGAAGTTAGTTTAGTATATCACCAGGTATCTCATCAGGTTGGTGGCTGCACAGTTTAACTTCCCTTATCTGGCTGTCATCCGCAGGTGTATCGTCCTTTTCGGTGATCTTCATATTCAAGTAATTGATAAGCTCACGATCAACTGGGTTAAAGAAGCTGTGACGAGACATGTTTCTTCTAAGAAGTTTTTACGTAGTGTAAATTAgaattggaagaagatgaggatatttTTCAAAGCCAAATGCTGGCACTTATAAGGGCTGAAAGAAGCTTAATATTTCCGTTCTTTTAAGTTAGTTATTTTCGAAGTGATTTTTAAGttaatctttaattaatttttcagAAAGTAATCTTCATGATTGACCTAAAGCTGATACTTGCAATATCCCATATAGCCGTAATCTTATACACTTCGAAGGTTTGTTTAATTTGTCTTGCGTTGATTGAGGAGGCTAATGTTGCGTGGTTTTAGATGTGCCTTGAATCCATTACTTCATTCTTTGTGGCAATAGTCATGTTGAGTGGTGTTACTAGGACCGACTTAATAAAGTACACTTCAATCTATATTTAGAATTGTTGTCACTTCACATGACTGTCTTTTCTATATATGGTTCATATActagaaaatatacaatatttaacGCATCGCGTACATATATTTGcaacaattttaaatatgtatatattttggaaatGAACCCGAAGTcagtttttacatatattaagtttctttttagtatgatatttgttaaattgtcgaataacaaaatttgttagACTTGGTTCTAACATGAACGAAGTCGAATGACCCTTTATCTTTTTGTGGCCCTCACTCCAATGCAAGTAACTCTCGTGTGTAAATTTGGTTATCAAcagaaaacatataaatttactACGTGCACAATTgcaataatatgtttttacagATTGAAACGNNNNNNNNNNNNNNNNNNNNNNNNNNNNNNNNNNNNNNNNNNNNNNNNNNNNNNNNNNNNNNNNNNNNNNNNNNNNNNNNNNNNNNNNNNNNNNNNNNNNNNNNNNNNNNNNNNNNNNNNNNNNNNNNNNNNNNNNNNNNNNNNNNNNNNNNNNNNNNNNNNNNNNNNNNNNNNNNNNNNNNNNNNNNNNNNNNNNNNNNNNNNNNNNNNNNNNNNNNNNNNNNNNNNNNNNNNNNNNNNNNNNNNNNNNNNNNNNNNNNNNNNNNNNNNNNNNNNNNNNNNNNNNNNNNNNNNNNNNNNNNNNNNNNNNNNNNNNNNNNNNNNNNNNNNNNNNNNNNNNNNNNNNNNNNNNNNNNNNNNNNNNNNNNNNNNNNNNNNNNNNNNNNNNNNNNNNNNNNNNNNNNNNNNNNNNNNNNNNNNNNNNNNNNNNNNNNNNNNNNNNNNNNNNNNNNNNNNNNNNNNNNNNNNNNNNNNNNNNNNNNNNNNNNNNNNNNNNNNNNNNNNNNNNNNNNNNNNNNNNNNNNNNNNNNNNNNNNNNNNNNNNNNNNNNNNNNNNNNNNNNNNNNNNNNNNNNNNNNNNNNNNNNNNNNNNNNNNNNNNNNNNNNNNNNNNNNNNNNNNNNNNNNNNNNNNNNNNNNNNNNNNNNNNNNNNNNNNNNNNNNNNNNNNNNNNNNNNNNNNNNNNNNNNNNNNNNNNNNNNNNNNNNNNNNNNNNNNNNNNNNNNNNNNNNNNNNNNNNNNNNNNNNNNNNNNNNNNNNNNNNNNNNNNNNNNNNNNNNNNNNNNNNNNNNNNNNNNNNNNNNNNNNNNNNNNNNNNNNNNNNNNNNNNNNNNNNNNNNNNNNNNNNNNNNNNNNNNNNNNNNNNNNNNNNNNNNNNNNNNNNNNNNNNNNNNNNNNNNNNNNNNNNNNNNNNNNNNNNNNNNNNNNNNNNNNNNNNNNNNNNNNNNNNNNNNNNNNNNNNNNNNNNNNNNNNNNNNNNNNNNNNNNNNNNNNNNNNNNNNNNNNNNNNNNNNNNNNNNNNNNNNNNNNNNNNNNNNNNNNNNNNNNNNNNNNNNNNNNNNNNNNNNNNNNNNNNNNNNNNNNNNNNNNNNNNNNNNNNNNNNNNNNNNNNNNNNNNNNNNNNNNNNNNNNNNNNNNNNNNNNNNNNNNNNNNNNNNNNNNNNNNNNNNNNNNNNNNNNNNNNNNNNNNNNNNNNNNNNNNNNNNNNNNNNNNNNNNNNNNNNNNNNNNNNNNNNNNNNNNNNNNNNNNNNNNNNNNNNNNNNNNNNNNNNNNNNNNNNNNNNNNNNNNNNNNNNNNNNNNNNNNNNNNNNNNNNNNNNNNNNNNNNNNNNNNNNNNNNNNNNNNNNNNNNNNNNNNNNNNNNNNNNNNNNNNNNNNNNNNNNNNNNNNNNNNNNNNNNNNNNNNNNNNNNNNNNNNNNNNNNNNNNNNNNNNNNNNNNNNNNNNNNNNNNNNNNNNNNNNNNNNNNNNNNNNNNNNNNNNNNNNNNNNNNNNNNNNNNNNNNNNNNNNNNNNNNNNNNNNNNNNNNNNNNNNNNNNNNNNNNNNNNNNNNNNNNNNNNNNNNNNNNNNNNNNNNNNNNNNNNNNNNNNNNNNNNNNNNNNNNNNNNNNNNNNNNNNNNNNNNNNNNNNNNNNNNNNNNNNNNNNNNNNNNNNNNNNNNNNNNNNNNNNNNNNNNNNNNNNNNNNNNNNNNNNNNNNNNNNNNNNNNNNNNNNNNNNNNNNNNNNNNNNNNNNNNNNNNNNNNNNNNNNNNNNNNNNNNNNNNNNNNNNNNNNNNNNNNNNNNNNNNNNNNNNNNNNNNNNNNNNNNNNNNNNNNNNNNNNNNNNNNNNNNNNNNNNNNNNNNNNNNNNNNNNNNNNNNNNNNNNNNNNNNNNNNNNNNNNNNNNNNNNNNNNNNNNNNNNNNNNNNNNNNNNNNNNNNNNNNNNNNNNNNNNNNNNNNNNNNNNNNNNNNNNNNNNNNNNNNNNNNNNNNNNNNNNNNNNNNNNNNNNNNNNNNNNNNNNNNNNNNNNNNNNNNNNNNNNNNNNNNNNNNNNNNNNNNNNNNNNNNNNNNNNNNNNNNNNNNNNNNNNNNNNNNNNNNNNNNNNNNNNNNNNNNNNNNNNNNNNNNNNNNNNNNNNNNNNNNNNNNNNNNNNNNNNNNNNNNNNNNNNNNNNNNNNNNNNNNNNNNNNNNNNNNNNNNNNNNNNNNNNNNNNNNNNNNNNNNNNNNNNNNNNNNNNNNNNNNNNNNNNNNNNNNNNNNNNNNNNNNNNNNNNNNNNNNNNNNNNNNNNNNNNNNNNNNNNNNNNNNNNNNNNNNNNNNNNNNNNNNNNNNNNNNNNNNNNNNNNNNNNNNNNNNNNNNNNNNNNNNNNNNNNNNNNNNNNNNNNNNNNNNNNNNNNNNNNNNNNNNNNNNNNNNNNNNNNNNNNNNNNNNNNNNNNNNNNNNNNNNNNNNNNNNNNNNNNNNNNNNNNNNNNNNNNNNNNNNNNNNNNNNNNNNNNNNNNNNNNNNNNNNNNNNNNNNNNNNNNNNNNNNNNNNNNNNNNNNNNNNNNNNNNNNNNNNNNNNNNNNNNNNNNNNNNNNNNNNNNNNNNNNNNNNNNNNNNNNNNNNNNNNNNNNNNNNNNNNNNNNNNNNNNNNNNNNNNNNNNNNNNNNNNNNNNNNNNNNNNNNNNNNNNNNNNNNNNNNNNNNNNNNNNNNNNNNNNNNNNNNNNNNNNNNNNNNNNNNNNNNNNNNNNNNNNNNNNNNNNNNNNNNNNNNNNNNNNNNNNNNNNNNNNNNNNNNNNNNNNNNNNNNNNNNNNNNNNNNNNNNNNNNNNNNNNNNNNNNNNNNNNNNNNNNNNNNNNNNNNNNNNNNNNNNNNNNNNNNNNNNNNNNNNNNNNNNNNNNNNNNNNNNNNNNNNNNNNNNNNNNNNNNNNNNNNNNNNNNNNNNNNNNNNNNNNNNNNNNNNNNNNNNNNNNNNNNNNNNNNNNNNNNNNNNNNNNNNNNNNNNNNNNNNNNNNNNNNNNNNNNNNNNNNNNNNNNNNNNNNNNNNNNNNNNNNNNNNNNNNNNNNNNNNNNNNNNNNNNNNNNNNNNNNNNNNNNNNNNNNNNNNNNNNNNNNNNNNNNNNNNNNNNNNNNNNNNNNNNNNNNNNNNNNNNNNNNNNNNNNNNNNNNNNNNNNNNNNNNNNNNNNNNNNNNNNNNNNNNNNNNNNNNNNNNNNNNNNNNNNNNNNNNNNNNNNNNNNNNNNNNNNNNNNNNNNNNNNNNNNNNNNNNNNNNNNNNNNNNNNNNNNNNNNNNNNNNNNNNNNNNNNNNNNNNNNNNNNNNNNNNNNNNNNNNNNNNNNNNNNNNNNNNNNNNNNNNNNNNNNNNNNNNNNNNNNNNNNNNNNNNNNNNNNNNNNNNNNNNNNNNNNNNNNNNNNNNNNNNNNNNNNNNNNNNNNNNNNNNNNNNNNNNNNNNNNNNNNNNNNNGGTGGTAGGGAGGAGATTTGGATAGCAGAGACACCCAAACACCCGAAGGTGATCGTAAGTGGCCGGCTTGTGGAAGAGTTTGGTGAACGGAATTTCATTGTTTATTGCAGACGAAGGAAGAATATTGAAGAGATGAGCTGCCATCATAAGTGCTTCCACCCAGTATGTGTTAGGCATGTTTACTTGGAAGAGTAAGGAGCGAATAGAGTTGTTTAATGTTTGGAGTGTTCGTTCGGCTTTGCCGTTTTGCTGAGAAGTGTGGGGGCAGGAGAACCGAGGGGTAATGCCATGAGAAGAGAAGTAATTGAGGAATTGTCGGTTTTGGTACTCACCACCATTATCGCATTGGAAAAATTTTATGCTGCGGCCAAAATGGTTAGAGACATAAGCCATGAACGTTAAGAAAGTGGAATAGACGTCGGATTTGTTGCGGATAggaaaaacccaaagaaaatgtGTAAATTGATCaagataaataacataatatttattcCCACTGATGCTGGACACTGGAGAggtccaaacatctgaatgaaTAATTTCAAAGGGTtcagaaacagaagaaataaCTGAATTAAACGGTAATCTAGTGTGTTTCCCCAATTGACATGCATGACAAAGAGGCATATCAAATTTAGAAGAATTTATTAAACGAGAAGAAATAAGAGATTGAAGAGTAGTATTTCCCAAATGTCCTAGACGGCAATGCCATAAGAGAGTATTAGGCACCGTTGTGAGCATGGCTTGTGGTGGTGATGAACGAAAGTTGGCCGATGGTGGTGAGTGAACCGAGTAGAGTGGACCACTGCTATCACAGCGG from Camelina sativa cultivar DH55 chromosome 2, Cs, whole genome shotgun sequence includes the following:
- the LOC104752275 gene encoding uncharacterized protein LOC104752275 — protein: MAQPLDKVFTVTHIKSHIPLVLDMQKMNYDAWRELFESHCYSFGVYGHLDGTSTPANANDTIWKERDGIVKMWIYGTISSSLLDTILKTRSSARDIWLSIENLFRDNKEARAIQLDNELRSLTIGDLSVHDYCQKLKTLSDLLANVDSPVTDRVVVMHMLNGLSEKFDNIVNIIKHRQPFPSFSIARSMLVEEERRLSKQVRTGATTSATSSSANVLYASSHVHNSGSRDNNHRDGHNSGSRDYSGYRDNTNTRGRGRGRRGSGRGRGRHSWPQSYWPLNPRNWQTHQPWFTAPTPYPHWPQQHWMPQSPMAHISTTHPAAGVLGHSPQSPALPAQPTQLPADLAAAFGTMTMQDPNDASWYMDTGATSHLTSQPGTLRSISSLSSAPSVIVGNGSSVPTKAIGYSSLPSKSRPLHLNNILVCPSIIKNLIFVRQFTIDNFVTVEFDPFGFCVKDYPSRLPLLRCDSSGPLYSVHSPPSANSRSSPPQAMLTTVPNTLLWHCRLGHLGNTTLQSLISSRLINSSKFDMPLCHACQLGKHTRLPFNSVISSVSEPFEIIHSDV